In the Hevea brasiliensis isolate MT/VB/25A 57/8 chromosome 8, ASM3005281v1, whole genome shotgun sequence genome, atactagactaaataaaatccgtaacgagagtattagagaaaagatgagtggtgccaattaaagataagttgagagaaggtagattgaggtggtttggtcatttaAAGAGTGACATATGAAGGTTCCAGTTAAACAAGTAGAGCACAGgtcagaggatagaaagaaaaaaaaggagtaaatctaaattaattcataatctagaagtattacacatttttgaggatttaactcaaaattattTAAAGTGGAGAAAACAAATTTATATAGTCGAtcctaaatttttgagataaatgtttagttgagttgagtcgaGTTTTATCAAGCCAACAGTTTAGTAGTGGATTTTCTGTATTTTTTTGTCTTTTTCCCTAAATTTGCTGCTTTCTCTTAGATAAAGGGTAAAAAGAATGGAAAGAAAATTGAAGCTTATCAACACCCATAATAATTTGGCAATTTGATTTAGCTGATGTGTGAAAATTTTCAACTTTTTACCTTTCTCATGTAGAGGACTCTCGGGCTCTGTACTCCCATGATTTTCTATTTTGTTTGGTCCTTTTAAAGGAAACTCATAAAGGGACAAAACATTTTGGCCACtagtagaaaaaaaattaaaaaatccaATCTTGTTTTTAATGGTCTATCTCTGCTGAATCCCACTTCATTTCTTGCTCATGTTTCATCTGTGAGAAATCAAATCAAACTTGCTGAGTAGATTCAGCTTTCTGTTGTCTGCTATGGCTTTCTTTGCTTCTATCTCCGCTTCTACGCTCTCTGTACCAACCCCAATTCGCAGGCCGATAATGATTTCGCGCCGTTTGTTGTGTCCCTTAGCTACTCTAAGTTCATCATCTTCCCCTGAATCAGCATCTGCTTCAGCTTCAACTAGAACCATTGATTCCTCCAAGAACCCATCTACACCGTTTGTTGAATCCTCTAGACCCCATGATTCCAGCTTCAACTATGCACGTGCTAACCCAACAGGTAGCAGCCCATTTGTGCGGTTTGTTCTCTCTACTGAATCTAACATTGAGAGGGTACTAATTCCTTCCCTTTCTTGCTTACTGTTACTGAAATTTTATGGGtatttaattctttatatttcttttattcttcTTTTAGTGGAATTGATCTTCCAAAAATTTTGTTTATCCTCTCATATTGTTGGAGGTGAAAAGTTTCTGTTTTGAGTTCTTCAAATACAGAGAGGCCAAAGAAGAAGTAGTAGCTTTATTGATAGGTTAAAAATATGTGATGGAGAAATTTTGcgaattttgaaccattttaggCCTAAGGATATGAAAGACCAAAGTACTGGTCTGTTCAAGTTTGGCAGAGAGGCCTACCTTTTGGCCTCAAAGATCTTTATTATTACCATTCGAATCATTACAGTATATATTCTATATTGTTGAAGAAAAATTAACACAAATTTTTCTTGATTCTGCAATAAAATCTATATTTATGGGCAATATACAAGTGGAAAATATCTATGCTTATGGTAAAGAACAAATTATAATCTATATGAACtcttcaaattttaatttcagaaTAAAATTTACAATATTTGTACTCATTCGTTCTGCTACCAATACCATAAAAAAATCTCATAAAATATTCAATTCGGATTGCATTGCGGGCTTTTCAAGTCAAATCATAATTTGAGTGCATAAAATTATATCCACATACAAGCTACATCATAACatatatttttgcattgattctACATATATCATCCCAAtttctattcttttttttttctttctttttaagttTTGTATGCATGGTCAAGTGTGATAACGGGGCACTTTTCATGTTCATTGTTGGCAGCTAATCTTTGATTTCCGTTTCTTGGCACTTCTGGCTATTGGAGGCTCATTGGCTGGTTCACTTTTGTGCTTCTTAAATGTACTTTCTTCTACCCAGCATCTATCAACAGCTTGTATGTAGTCATATAGAATTGGAATTTACATTAATTAATAATGATGGTAGAGGTTTATCCAAAGGAGTTTATTGGTTTTCTTCCATTTCTGAAGGTTGGAGGATAGGGTTTTGAAGTTCAATCTGATACCTCCATTAGAATTGGATTTTCCATAGTTATTTATATTGCTTTCTCTACCACAATGAGATGTTTTTTTGAAGCAGGTAGCTGCTGAAATTTGATACAAAGCTTGTGTTGTTTTGGTCTTTTGGGTGGGTTCTGCTTTGAAATATGAACATATATAGCTCTAGCTCAAGTGTAATAATTGCAGTTACATCAATATTAGTATGAAATTATGCACACACAGAGATTAATACTGCCACCGCTTCTGATCTTTTGTAGggttgtgtttacatttttgatgCATATAAAGTCTATTGGACAAGCTGTGTTAAAGGAATTCACTCTGGACAGATGGTTCTGCGCTTAGTTGAAGCTATTGGTAAGCTTCTCCTAGAATTTGTTCAATACTTATTTGATATTGTCTAGAGGCATTTATATGAAGTATTCGTGTTAATTTCATAGAGCCCTGCATGGAGAAAATAATTCATAAAGACTCACAATACCTCTGCAAACAATTAGACCATAACTTCTCTTTGAAAAGTACTCCAGAAAACTTACTTCTCTTTTGATAACAAATTTTTATCTTACTAATAAGTTAATGACACCGTCATCATGGATTATATTTGTCATAAATATTATCTTAACAGAAACAAGAAAATTTGAGAATACACGCATATGAATGCTGAGGGCTCACAATCAATTCACATATTTAATATGTCAATCTTCTCTTATAAAGTCAAGTTATGCTGTTTCCTATTTGGAAGGCAAAATGTCAAGTTTCTATTGAAGATGAACATGTATGCTGACATATTTATGCTCAATGTAGATGTTTATCTTGCTGGGACTGTGATGCTAATCTTTGGCATGGGCTTATACGGATTATTTATCAGCAATGTGCCTCCTGATGTTCCTTCCCATGTCGACCGAGCTCTGAAAGGCTCTTCCTTATTTGGAATGTTTGCTTTGAAGGTAAATTTTATTCCATAAGAAACTTGCTCCTTAGCTTTCTTCACTTTACAGGATATTACCATCAGCATATACCATTCAAATCTTACATTTACATTCATAACTCATCAAAAGCTGTCTAAGTCTGGTAATGCAATTGAATGAATTTTTGGGGTTTGCAGGAGAGGCCGAAATGGATGAAGATCAGCTCACTTGATGAACTGAAGACAAAAGTAGGGCATGTTATTGTTATGATTCTTCTGGTGAAGATGTTTGAGAGGAGCAAGATGGTAACAATAGCTACAGGAATGGATTTACTAAGCTATTCTGTTTGCATTTTCTTGTCATCTGCTTCTTTATACATCCTTCATAATCTGCACAAGTCAGACTAGAGATGGATGTCAGATACATAAACTTGCATATaatgtaattattaatttatgacTAGTATTAGTTTTGATCTTGGAAGAGTGTTCATAGCTATACTTGCAGTTTCATGGAAATTAACAGAATCATAGATACTTTTAGGAAAAAAAACATCTATTATGACAGTGTCCCGAGGAGTTATTTTAATGTACAGAAAATCAAAAGTAAGCTGCGTTTGCCGGGAGTCGAACCCGGGTCTATTGCTTGGAAGGCAATTATCCTAACCGTTGGACTACAAACGCTTGGTAGTTTAGTTCAAAAATGCATTATATATACTCGAATTGAAATACACCGGCTCTCTAAGGACATGTAGAAGAGGTAATTTTTATTATTgtaacttttaatttttcatttatattattTGTATATTTAAagagattaaattaattttttatctcaTTAATAGTGATGTCTTTTGGAGGAGATAAATGTTAACCTTAGAGACTATGTTAATAATTATCCTTTTTAAAGATTAAAACTTACAAAAGTgatatttaatctttaattttttaactttttatcaaACACATTTTAAAATAATCAAAGAACTGAGATAAAAGTCTTAATTTCATTTATTGTTCTTCAATTATAGAGGTTGTTTTATTACCATCCCACaacctcaattttaatttaataccaTCTAAAGAGTATTTTAATCAAAAGCTGACTTGGATATGTTTAGGTAAATTTAACCAAAGGAACTTTAAACGCTATTAAATTGAAAGTTAAGTATTTCTGTTATACAATTTTAAGTTATAAGACAATAACAAAACAACcctcaaaattaaaaaatgacAAGTGAAATTAAGCCCAAAAAATCTCATAGACCTCTTCTATCGATTTCTAATCTCCCTCTTTGGGTATATgttttcaatttccattttttattcaaaacACGCACAATAAGCCAAGTGATAACGGATGGATTATATAGTAGGGGGTAACACACTCTCTTTCTCACAAAAATAAGTAATCTTACAATGGGATACTCAAAAGTTATACTTTCCCACTTGGAGGAAAACCAATCTATACAATGTGTACACATTCAAATAATCCAAAATGCTTCTCtgtttttaattttgataatgcAATGCTATTAATCTGCCTGACGCTTCGTTAACCTTCCATTTTCCTATCTTAACTTTGATAATGCTACGCTATTTCATTCATCAACTgatattataaattaaagttgAATAAAAATTGTAACGCTCCGGCTCTAACCATTAAAGGAATTGTCTGTTTTGGCCCACCTCATCctgagcctcatggttttgtctcaTAAATGGAATAaagaactttccaggaggtcaccatcctagaatttctctaaagcgagcacgcttaaccccgaAATTCTTCCAACTTTTCAAACCATTCAACTAAAAAACGCCTCTAGTAATTAGTTTTCTCCATTTCAATGTATGTTTCGGTTCATTCTTGCCCCCCATTTGGTCAATGTCTCAAGCGAGGCCCCACCTCCAGCCGCATATTATTTCTCCTTGCTGCACGAGATGTtacatgaaggagcggaagcatggtaattggtgcattggagcattgaatttcaaaatttttcttctaaggtttcatgcatcatgccacatctcttatgtgcctaattaatttcaatgctcaattgcatattaaaacacttttaatatatattaagatcttcatttgccatttaagattatgaattaacaaattaattcaattaaaccctagtttaaaaagaagtttgggcactaacctctttgatgcactatggatgcaattggcacatttaggaagcacctaggatttcaagtgttatccctctagtttgtccacactaagacagccctcaattttgcttctcaagccttgctaaccaattataatttagggttttgcctttagaaatgttatatgtgtgtataggacactagaaacaatttctagcaattttaattcaaagataatggagtgattctctttgaattgataagaaagcaagaagaggagagagggagagaggtgccgccacctttgagagACAAAAGAgttatttgtttctttttttcttttctcttttataattaggtcaagtaatcacttaaaccctttgtcacatgtcaccactacactgcatcttatttttaattgacttaatcacgttaagccaagtgtcaaaactagacttaatcttgactttgatcaccttacataataggaagacaagtggcaaacttatatgatgccatgtgtcactatctcattgtgccacatgtcaccatgtgaaatgaccaaattaccctcatgttttaattttgagttctcaacccaaaatcattatttatcctcttctaatcaatttttatcaaatataaattaattaattaatctctattaattaatttctcataattaaattcatatttaaacactttaaatataaatttaacttatactatatatcctataacctatatttggtttcaagccatgctagggactttgcaatcttattacaaaccaaacctatttaattaatcaataaaatcacattttacttggtgattaacctgtgtatgtgtgtgattcaCTAGGCTCGTcaccaattggcaatgagatatgatattaactcttaatatcatcaaaactcttttcttaccataaatgatttctctaaatcatattaggcatctcatagaccatggttgacacctagcataaagtgtcatggccacccaattagtaataaagaatacattaaatgaacctataatcatatgttaccatgcactaaaatctctctgttacaaaattccaattcgagctggagtcatggttaatgtcaaaccccatttgctatgaaccttATGTTCTCTCTTAATTCTAgttattgattaattagattttcctgtcacaaactcttttctgactaaatctgtctgtcctggccaggaatttgaaacatcaagaacaattaaatgaacataggattttatccctatttacttacggcaaaagattccatcttgatcaacacctatctccatatataactaataggagccaacgcatgcccatatacccatacacaatataagtatgaaagcagtatcaaactcaaaccacctatatacaagataattgtgttatctaaagtctaaagattatatgcactgatatgatatatgacaatgcattgacaagagtaaactccacgtgctcaTCATATGCGtcattggtttggcctacttatcatgtataagtgcctatcatgtttgttatgtggcatgagactcaccactccatcttatttatatctgatataaataccttgagaacaaacataattacaataattctggataagtcatgtcctatgtaaaatatcatcgattgtgaatcaatttatgatactttgtgctagaaatactgtcacccatattcttaacaacttaagaatataatttctaataaaatatcaaaggatcttttctattacatataaatatattatgtaaatgaaaaaataaaattgccttttattaataaagtaTGTACAAAATacacactaaatgatatgctatagggcatactactaatattaCAAACCCACCAGCTTCTGTCTGGTTCGTCCCCAAACCATATATCTACTAGAGGGGGTCCGGCTCTGACACTAACTTTCATTGTCTTTGAAGAAAAAAgagggtacctatcaaagcacttgcaggcaTTATGTATTGCCGCCCTTGCAAGCCCTGGGCGGAAAGCCACGCTTCGCCACAGTTTACGCATGAGAGTTCtcaggaatcgtaggcgttacgtattgcCATCTCTACTTtgttctgataccaactttgtcaagacccaacctatgggcctgaccggcactaggacttgggtcagtatAAGGCTCCcgaaacccgtagtaagcctaattaaacTCAAACCTATCGACAAGTCCCTTTACTATTAATTTTATGTTTTGTACTGTTAAACATAAAAttttgtccggttgatttcttgattgGGCTTAATATGGATTTACTGATGGATTAGAGTTTAGTTGAGCGGGAGCCTTATGCTGACTCAAGTTCTAGTGCTGGtcatacccataggttgggtcgtgacaaaaattATATgagtaaatgaaattataaattaattaattagctataattcaaaataatatttttatttttttaaggaaaatgatatttttatttaaaaaaattgtaattattgaattaaattataattaaataaaaataatcaaaattaaaattgcccgtttactttttaattaattgttttttattttaaattgaagttaaaaaataaaaaattaacaataattagatttaaaatgtgttaaaaataaatataaaacgaTGACTCTATAAGCTCCATTCCTTTAAATAAGGTCTCGAGTTAAAGCCTGGTGAATGGAAAAAATCATTGGCAGCCTATATGAGCCTTACAGTATCTCAACTTCAGAAATAGTCAGATCAAGGAGTTCTCAAATGCCGAAGATcatagaccaaaaaaaaaaaaaaccaaaaagatAAGTTAAAAACAATACtcgaatttaaaaaataaaataaaataaatttatttttttataatttaaattaaattcaatttgatttattataaaattcagtttgtttaatttttttttcagacTGAATCAAATCAATTAATCTTActcataatttttataataatcaaTCATGTAcatttatttgatatataatcaatttaaggaaaaacagaaaatttaaaataaaatctcaCAAAAAATTCTGCCCTCACTCCACTGCCGgcatttgtctttttttttttacacggtAAATATAACACCAGCACACTCACTTGCTCCCCCTCTTATTTTGgcgccattttttttttctcttatagaCTCTGTGTGTACTCTCTGCGTGAAACCCTAGCTGAGCTGTCGCGGGTCTAGGGTTTTACGCAGAGACATTGACTGGAATCTGAGAATTGCAAAATTCTGGTGAAGAAACAAGCGGAGACAATGAAACGATCTTCAACAGCTGACGACCCTCCATTAACTTCGAAACGTGCTAAAATTGTTCGGTTAGTACACAATCCAGTCTTTATTATTAAGTTCGTGATTCCTCGTAGGGAGAAAGAAGGAGCGATATTGAGAaagattggattttttttttgtctctgcGTTTAGAACCTCAGGAAGATAGAATTTGAGCTCAATTGAGCTCCATTGAAAATGGGTTTCAATTATATTTTACTTTCCTTTTGAATTTTGGAATTATGCGTAAACTTGCTATGTTTTTCAGTGCTGGAACTCTTGATGGTTGAAATTTGGTTTcagattttgtgattttatgtggTCTGATTGTAGAGGAAATGAAGGGGGGAAAAGGAATGGAATTGAGAcggattttgtgattttatgaggtccgcattgaaattcttttatttttctggGTTCTTCTTGAGGGGAAGTATTATAATTGTTTTGTTTAATCTTAGAGGGTAGGGTTGAACAAAGCATATGAGCTTTAGGCTTGAAAAAGGAGGacaaaaagaataaaataattgaatttttagATTTTTCATTCAGAACATTGTTTGATTATTGGAATTTTAGCTGAATGAATTGATTGCCAGCTACTCACTTAATTGACATGAGCACTTTCAATGTTCTGCAAAGTAGaaagcataatttttttttttttcaattatatacAATTTCACCAAATCAAGTAGAGGATTGATTCAGTGTAGGAGTTCAATCACATTTTTGGTACTTCTATATTTGTTTTTGCAAACACATGAAGGtgtcattaatatatatatatatatatatatatatatatatatatatatatatattggacaTTCAAGATGAAAAAATGGTCCACTAATGGCTATATTTTGCTTTGTTGAATTTGTTTTTACATTTTTTTCCAATTAAAAATGGCATAAATCAATTAAGTTTTTATTTCCTGCATTAGAGATGAATTACATGCAATTACAGTGAGGactactttctttttttttttttttttcatttctttcagAGGGAATGATGACTATCTGCCTGGGAACATAATTGAGATGGAGCTGTGCAACTTCATGACCTATGATTACTTGTTTTGCAAACCAGGACCACGCTTGAACCTTGTAATTGGACCAAATGGGTCGGGTAAGAGCTCCATTGTGTGCGCCATTGCGCTGGGTCTTGGTGGTGACCCTCAGGTTAGTTAAAGTCTAGCAGTATGTTGATCAGCAGAGTTTATTCTTCTTGTAGAATATATGAAGGTGGGAGACTTTATTTCTGCAGCTGCTTGGGAGGGCAACAAGTATTGGAGCATATGTGAAACGTGGAGAGGAGGCTGGGTACATTAAAATATCCTTGAGAGGAACCACTAAAGATGACCGGATCACCATCATGCGCAAAATTGATACACATAACAAGTCGGAATGGTTGTACAATGGTTAGATATTTGACACTTGCCATAGCATTTCATTTCATGGTGCTTTTGGCAATAATACTTTTTTATCGTGGTTTTATAAGATGTAGAGGACTCATTGGAGCTATCTGTTTACGCTCTTGTGCTTGCTTTATTAGCAAATAGAAGAGATGGTCTTAACAGAGTTAGAAAAATTATTTACCCACTTTACATCTTAAAAACAGAAGAGATGTTCATCTATTATTCACCATTGCTCCATTGTATTCAGGAAAAGTGGTACCTAAGAAAGATGTAGTTGAAGTAATTCAGAGGTTCAACATCCAAATCAACAATTTGACTCAAGTAAGTACTAGGACTTGCAGTTGGATGCTTTTGTGGCACTTCGTAGTTCTTTTACAGCTTTATGTATTACCTGTTGTTGAATTATTGGCACGATATTGCCTTGTATCCTTGTAACTTATGTGTTATTGCATACACATCGCAACTTATGTTCTTATAGAAGTTTCATATCGTTATTTGAAGCATTATATCCATTTTGGTTCGCATACAGAGTGTTGAAGCTGTTGGATGTTAAAAATGTGTTCTTTGGCTCGGCAATTTAATTTTCAATCCTGATttgtttttatataattattgtgAAATGTGTGCTGTTAGTGCACATTTGTGACCCTACCTATTATCAGTAGCTATTGAAAAGGAAAAAggtaaaaagaaagaaagaaatgggCCCCTTTATACATGCCCAACCAACCATTTAGGAATCAcaacattgatgaaacatcttggGTCCAAGTCCTCCTACAAATTTGTATGATATCCTTCTGTTCCTTCAGCAGCCCCCCACACCCCTCCTCTTTGGCCCCCCGCGCCCTTCTTTCTCTTGCCCTCCCCTCCCCTCCCatgctttttctttttctttccaaagTCTTAGAATTGCTATGGTCTGCAACTTGTAGTTGGTTTATGTGTTTAGATCAGGATCTTAATCTTCAATATTGATATCTTATCTTTTCTATTCATGTCTTTTGTCATCCTCATCTTGTTTCCCTACGTATCACAGTTCTTGCCACAAGACAGAGTATGTGAGTTTGCAAAGTTGACTCCTGTTCAACTTCTAGAAGAGACTGAAAAGGCCGTCGGTGATCCTCAACTTCCTATTCAACACCGTGCTCTTGTTGAAAAAAGCCGTGAACTAAAGAGTATTGAAGTGGTGAGTTTCTAAAATTCATCTTCTGGAAAAATTGGTAATAATCTAGTTCAGTTCCATGCTAATTTTCTCAAACATGTCATGATATTTTGTGTTAGGCTGTTATGAGGAATGGAGAAACCCTGGATCAGGAGAAGGCCCTAAATGCTGAACTTGAAAAGGATGTAGAGCGTGTCCGCCAAAGAGAAGAACTTCTGGCAAAGGTATGCTTTTAGTTTAGTTGATTATTAGTTTTCTTTGTAATGCTTTTCTGATTCCTTTATGCGAGTATCTGCAGGTTGAATTCATGAAAAAGAAATTGCCATGGCTGAAGTATGACATGAAAAAGGCGGAATATATGGAAGCTAAAGAGCTGGAAAAGGATGCCAAAAAGAAGTTGGATGAAGCTGTCAAAACTTTGAAGGATCTCAAAGAACCCATTGAGTATGGCATTTACAACTCCTTTTATGCACatcttttttgaaaaatattcacTTTGAGAACTGAGAAGATACCAACATGGCATTACATATTGTTGACCTGTAGACAAAACCACATGTCGAACATGCTCAACATTGATGCCTTGTGTCATATTATTTTAGTAGATGGACTCACTTCAAAACTTTCTTTTCAGTTTTAAAAATTTGAATGTACTAAAATTTCTTTgtttagaaaatttgtcattttcataaatttgaaatctaggtATTGCTGGGCATTCATTTTTTATTCTCTTATAAGTCCAGCAAAGTTTATTCTTTACATGGGCTTGAGATATATAGGTTTGATAAACATGTTTTGATAGCTGAACTTTTCTTCTCTAGGAGTAGTCtttcttttcattgctgtcaaaGCTTGTTTTCCTTTATATGGTGAAAATCTAGATAAGTAGTTAACTTTTACAGAGAGTAGAACATGTTATTATAATGCCTTACTCTAAGAACGATGGAAAGGATATATGACTAGCTTGTTTTCTTGAGCTACTTAGGCAGGGAAATAACCATATTGTGTCACTTACCCATTAGTGAAATTAATTTACTGTAGAAAACAAAAGCAGGAGAAATGCCTGCTGGATTCTAAATGTAAAAAAGTCACCAATCTCGTGAAGGACAACTCTAAGCAACGTATGGAACTTCAGGAGAAGGAAAACCATTTGGTATGTTGAACATGTTGTGCCTTTAAGCTTGTGGTAACACTTCTATCTTGTGGCAGAAATAATTAAATGCTCTTAtcacttttaatatttattatgtttTATGTTTATAGGGGGTGCAATTAGAGGGGAAATACAGTgaaatggaagatttgaagaggcaAGAAGAATTCCGTCAGCAGAGAATCCTTAAAGCTAAGGAGGAACTTGCTGCTGCTAAAATAGAACTTGAAAACCTGCCTAATTATGAACCTCCAAGGGATGTACTTGTAAGTTACACTTTCCAGCTTGAGTTGATATTTTCTTGTGGTGGTGTCGTGCTTGGTGTAGATGGATGAAGTTGATAACTTGGTACTGGCAAAGGCAAACAAGAATTTAGAATTTCACACTTTACCATGATATAAATGGAAATTAGTTCCCCTAAATTCATTTCAAATATTGTACACTAAAATATCTAAATACTTTTTGATTGAGCTCTAAGACAATGAACAATGTGGCCTGATAACAAAAATTTCCCTGGAAAAGCACTTTTCTTGTGTTCCAAAAATCTATTATCTCTTTTTTTCCCCTctcc is a window encoding:
- the LOC110654593 gene encoding uncharacterized protein LOC110654593 isoform X2, whose amino-acid sequence is MAFFASISASTLSVPTPIRRPIMISRRLLCPLATLSSSSSPESASASASTRTIDSSKNPSTPFVESSRPHDSSFNYARANPTGSSPFVRFVLSTESNIERGCVYIFDAYKVYWTSCVKGIHSGQMVLRLVEAIDVYLAGTVMLIFGMGLYGLFISNVPPDVPSHVDRALKGSSLFGMFALKERPKWMKISSLDELKTKVGHVIVMILLVKMFERSKMVTIATGMDLLSYSVCIFLSSASLYILHNLHKSD
- the LOC110654593 gene encoding uncharacterized protein LOC110654593 isoform X1, coding for MAFFASISASTLSVPTPIRRPIMISRRLLCPLATLSSSSSPESASASASTRTIDSSKNPSTPFVESSRPHDSSFNYARANPTGSSPFVRFVLSTESNIERLIFDFRFLALLAIGGSLAGSLLCFLNGCVYIFDAYKVYWTSCVKGIHSGQMVLRLVEAIDVYLAGTVMLIFGMGLYGLFISNVPPDVPSHVDRALKGSSLFGMFALKERPKWMKISSLDELKTKVGHVIVMILLVKMFERSKMVTIATGMDLLSYSVCIFLSSASLYILHNLHKSD